In Cheilinus undulatus linkage group 16, ASM1832078v1, whole genome shotgun sequence, one DNA window encodes the following:
- the cbx3a gene encoding chromobox protein homolog 3a isoform X1, with protein MSNMGKKQNSKGKKDPQETETQEPPEEPEEFVVEKVLDQRIVNGKVEFYLKWKGFTDADNTWEPEENLDCPELISAFLEAQKNVKEKPAAVKRKASTDEAAGDSKKKEPEKPRGFARNLEPERIIGATDSSGELMFLMKWKDSDEADLVPAREANTRCPQVVIGFYEERLTWHACPEDEAQ; from the exons A TGAGTAACATGGGCAAGAAACAAAACTCCAAGGGTAAGAAGGACCCACAGGAGACGGAGACACAAGAGCCACCGGAGGAACCAGAAGAATTTGTTGTGGAAAAAGTTCTCGACCAGCGTATTGTCAATGGGAAAGTAGAGTTCTACCTGAAGTGGAAAGGATTTACAGA TGCAGACAATACCTGGGAGCCAGAGGAGAACCTCGACTGTCCAGAGCTTATTTCAGCCTTTCTGGAAGCACAGAAGAATGTGAAGGAGAAGCCTGCTGCGGTAAAGAGGAAGGCATCGACAGATGAGGCTGCGGGAGACAGCAAGAAGAAAGAA CCTGAGAAACCACGTGGCTTTGCAAGGAACCTTGAACCAGAGCGCATCATTGGAGCGACTGACAGTAGTGGAGAGCTGATGTTCTTGATGAAATG gaaaGATTCGGATGAAGCAGATTTAGTCCCGGCCCGTGAAGCCAACACTCGCTGCCCTCAGGTGGTTATCGGCTTCTACGAGGAGAGACTGACATGGCATGCCTGTCCGGAGGATGAAGCTCAGTAG
- the cbx3a gene encoding chromobox protein homolog 3a isoform X2, producing the protein MGKKQNSKGKKDPQETETQEPPEEPEEFVVEKVLDQRIVNGKVEFYLKWKGFTDADNTWEPEENLDCPELISAFLEAQKNVKEKPAAVKRKASTDEAAGDSKKKEPEKPRGFARNLEPERIIGATDSSGELMFLMKWKDSDEADLVPAREANTRCPQVVIGFYEERLTWHACPEDEAQ; encoded by the exons ATGGGCAAGAAACAAAACTCCAAGGGTAAGAAGGACCCACAGGAGACGGAGACACAAGAGCCACCGGAGGAACCAGAAGAATTTGTTGTGGAAAAAGTTCTCGACCAGCGTATTGTCAATGGGAAAGTAGAGTTCTACCTGAAGTGGAAAGGATTTACAGA TGCAGACAATACCTGGGAGCCAGAGGAGAACCTCGACTGTCCAGAGCTTATTTCAGCCTTTCTGGAAGCACAGAAGAATGTGAAGGAGAAGCCTGCTGCGGTAAAGAGGAAGGCATCGACAGATGAGGCTGCGGGAGACAGCAAGAAGAAAGAA CCTGAGAAACCACGTGGCTTTGCAAGGAACCTTGAACCAGAGCGCATCATTGGAGCGACTGACAGTAGTGGAGAGCTGATGTTCTTGATGAAATG gaaaGATTCGGATGAAGCAGATTTAGTCCCGGCCCGTGAAGCCAACACTCGCTGCCCTCAGGTGGTTATCGGCTTCTACGAGGAGAGACTGACATGGCATGCCTGTCCGGAGGATGAAGCTCAGTAG
- the snx10a gene encoding sorting nexin-10A isoform X2 — translation MDSILDSLSTSEFISICVRDPRLVRDDFWHTHIDYEICVHTNSMCFRKKTSCVRRRYSEFVWLRHCLEQNALIIKLPKLPPWNPFISLRNKEQISNRMQGLQEFLENVLHTPLLLSDSRLHLFLQSDLSIRRMERCARGKTRYSVGEAIQRSGSTSSSSSYISRLEKSSSCDSDSESSSSSGFGLSVDTTLRGSPLPFSDSPDEDPELCSCLTQSQTSLGAS, via the exons ATGGACAGTATCCTGGACAGTCTCTCCACATCT GAGTTTATCAGCATATGTGTTCGAGACCCCAGGCTTGTTAGGGATGATTTCTGGCACACACACATCGACTATGAGATCTGTGTCCAT ACAAATAGCATGTGCTTTCGTAAGAAGACTTCCTGTGTGAGGCGGCGTTACAGCGAGTTTGTCTGGCTGCGTCATTGTCTGGAGCAGAACGCTTTGATCAT AAAGTTACCCAAGTTGCCGCCATGGAACCCGTTCATCAGCTTGAGGAACAAGGAGCAGATCTCTAACAGGATGCAGGGCCTGCAGGAGTTCTTGGAAAA tGTTCTTCATACACCTCTGCTGTTGTCAGACAGTCGGCTCCATCTGTTCCTCCAGTCTGATCTGAGCATCAGAAGGATGGAGCGGTGTGCTCGAGGTAAAACACGCTACTCAGTGGGTGAAGCTATTCAGCGCTCTGGCAGCaccagcagtagcagcagctaCATCAGCAGGCTGGAGAAGTCGTCCTCctgtgactctgacagtgaaaG CTCCTCTTCGTCAGGCTTTGGGCTGAGTGTGGACACCACGCTGCGAGGAAGCCCCCTCCCGTTCTCGGACTCCCCCGATGAAGACCCTGAGCTGTGCAGCTGTCTCACCCAATCCCAAACCTCGTTAGGTGCGTCCTGA
- the snx10a gene encoding sorting nexin-10A isoform X1, with translation MDSILDSLSTSEFISICVRDPRLVRDDFWHTHIDYEICVHTNSMCFRKKTSCVRRRYSEFVWLRHCLEQNALIIKLPKLPPWNPFISLRNKEQISNRMQGLQEFLENVLHTPLLLSDSRLHLFLQSDLSIRRMERCARGKTRYSVGEAIQRSGSTSSSSSYISRLEKSSSCDSDSESSSSSSGFGLSVDTTLRGSPLPFSDSPDEDPELCSCLTQSQTSLGAS, from the exons ATGGACAGTATCCTGGACAGTCTCTCCACATCT GAGTTTATCAGCATATGTGTTCGAGACCCCAGGCTTGTTAGGGATGATTTCTGGCACACACACATCGACTATGAGATCTGTGTCCAT ACAAATAGCATGTGCTTTCGTAAGAAGACTTCCTGTGTGAGGCGGCGTTACAGCGAGTTTGTCTGGCTGCGTCATTGTCTGGAGCAGAACGCTTTGATCAT AAAGTTACCCAAGTTGCCGCCATGGAACCCGTTCATCAGCTTGAGGAACAAGGAGCAGATCTCTAACAGGATGCAGGGCCTGCAGGAGTTCTTGGAAAA tGTTCTTCATACACCTCTGCTGTTGTCAGACAGTCGGCTCCATCTGTTCCTCCAGTCTGATCTGAGCATCAGAAGGATGGAGCGGTGTGCTCGAGGTAAAACACGCTACTCAGTGGGTGAAGCTATTCAGCGCTCTGGCAGCaccagcagtagcagcagctaCATCAGCAGGCTGGAGAAGTCGTCCTCctgtgactctgacagtgaaaG CAGCTCCTCTTCGTCAGGCTTTGGGCTGAGTGTGGACACCACGCTGCGAGGAAGCCCCCTCCCGTTCTCGGACTCCCCCGATGAAGACCCTGAGCTGTGCAGCTGTCTCACCCAATCCCAAACCTCGTTAGGTGCGTCCTGA